Proteins from a genomic interval of Microbacterium phyllosphaerae:
- a CDS encoding homoserine dehydrogenase: MTTEYRRLRVALLGAGAVGSQVADLLLRHGDELADRAGASLELAGIAVRNLDAPRDVDLPKELFTTDAESLILGSDIVIELIGGIEPARTSILQAIGSGADVVTANKALLATHGPELFEAADRVGASVYYEAAAAGAIPIIRPLRDSLAGDRVVRIMGIVNGTTNYILDRMDTEGADFADVLADAQRLGYAEADPTADVEGYDAAQKAAILASLAFHTAVPLDAVYREGITSITASMIDEARAAGFVIKLLAVCERIEANGAESISVRVYPALVPKTHPLASVHGANNAVFVEAEAAGSLMFYGAGAGGVQTASAVLGDVVSAARRHIAGGVGVGESTRANLPVVPIGHVTTRYQITLEVSDAPGVLATVAGILSDGDVSVATVVQTVEGEGEPTARLVIGTHRATDAALSATVDALADSSVVERVVSVLRVEGE, from the coding sequence ATGACGACTGAGTACCGACGACTTCGGGTGGCGCTCCTGGGCGCCGGCGCGGTCGGCTCCCAGGTGGCCGACCTGCTGCTGCGACACGGCGACGAGCTCGCCGATCGCGCGGGGGCCTCTCTCGAGCTGGCGGGCATCGCCGTGCGAAACCTCGACGCCCCTCGCGACGTCGACCTGCCCAAAGAGCTGTTCACGACTGACGCCGAGTCGCTGATCCTCGGATCCGACATCGTGATCGAGCTGATCGGCGGCATCGAGCCCGCCCGCACGAGCATTCTCCAGGCGATCGGCTCCGGCGCAGACGTCGTCACCGCCAACAAGGCGCTGCTTGCGACGCACGGCCCCGAGCTCTTCGAGGCGGCCGACCGCGTCGGCGCGTCCGTCTACTACGAGGCCGCGGCCGCGGGTGCGATCCCGATCATCCGCCCGCTGCGCGACTCCCTCGCCGGCGACCGGGTCGTGCGCATCATGGGCATCGTGAACGGCACCACGAACTACATCCTCGACCGCATGGACACCGAGGGCGCGGACTTCGCCGACGTGCTCGCCGACGCCCAGCGCCTCGGCTACGCGGAGGCCGACCCCACGGCCGACGTCGAGGGCTACGACGCCGCGCAGAAGGCAGCGATCCTCGCGAGCCTCGCCTTCCACACGGCCGTCCCGCTCGACGCCGTGTACCGCGAGGGAATCACGTCGATCACCGCATCGATGATCGACGAGGCTCGCGCAGCCGGGTTCGTCATCAAGCTGCTCGCGGTGTGCGAGCGCATCGAGGCCAACGGCGCCGAGTCGATCTCGGTGCGCGTCTACCCCGCTCTCGTCCCGAAGACCCACCCGCTCGCGTCGGTGCACGGTGCGAACAACGCCGTGTTCGTCGAGGCGGAGGCCGCCGGCTCCCTCATGTTCTACGGTGCCGGTGCCGGTGGCGTGCAGACGGCATCCGCCGTCCTCGGCGACGTCGTCTCGGCCGCCCGTCGCCACATCGCGGGCGGTGTCGGCGTGGGGGAGTCCACCAGGGCCAACCTGCCCGTCGTGCCGATCGGCCACGTCACCACCCGCTACCAGATCACCCTCGAGGTCTCGGACGCTCCCGGCGTTCTTGCGACCGTCGCCGGGATCCTGAGCGACGGCGACGTCTCGGTCGCCACGGTCGTCCAGACGGTCGAAGGCGAGGGCGAGCCCACGGCCCGCCTCGTGATCGGCACGCACCGCGCGACGGATGCGGCGCTCAGCGCGACGGTCGACGCACTCGCCGACAGCTCTGTCGTCGAGCGCGTCGTCTCGGTGCTGCGCGTGGAAGGCGAATGA
- the thrB gene encoding homoserine kinase, translating into MTVAAGRTVEVTVPATSANLGPGFDTLGLALSVYDTLLVTGLPAGELEIEVSGSGAAEIPRDASNLIVRTIAHVYADVDRPLPGLRIVAENGVPHGRGLGSSGAAVAAGILAAKGLLEGDVEIDDADMLRLATEIEGHPDNVAPALFGGLTIAWVGERGPQHKKLLVHRGVSPLVLVPSYTMSTSKARSLQPPQVSTADAVFNVSRSALLIAALMQSPELLLDATADRLHQDYRAEAMPETQRLVQALRAAGFAAVVSGAGPSVLVLADGPGSRQDAVELAESTTDTPWEALLLAVDVRGGTVGTRAEGST; encoded by the coding sequence ATGACGGTGGCAGCAGGGCGCACGGTCGAGGTGACCGTACCCGCGACGAGCGCGAACCTCGGCCCCGGTTTCGACACGCTCGGTCTGGCTCTGAGCGTCTACGACACGCTTCTGGTCACCGGGTTGCCCGCAGGCGAGCTCGAGATCGAGGTCTCGGGATCGGGCGCTGCGGAGATCCCGCGCGACGCGTCGAACCTCATCGTCCGCACGATCGCGCACGTCTACGCCGACGTCGACCGCCCGCTTCCCGGTCTGCGCATCGTGGCTGAGAACGGCGTCCCGCACGGTCGCGGTCTCGGCTCCTCCGGGGCGGCCGTGGCCGCGGGCATCCTTGCCGCCAAGGGGCTTCTCGAAGGCGACGTCGAGATCGACGACGCCGATATGCTGCGACTCGCCACGGAGATCGAGGGGCACCCCGACAACGTCGCGCCAGCGCTGTTCGGCGGACTGACGATCGCGTGGGTGGGCGAGCGCGGACCACAGCACAAGAAGCTGCTCGTGCACCGCGGCGTCTCGCCGCTCGTCCTCGTGCCGTCGTACACGATGTCCACCTCGAAGGCGCGCTCCCTGCAGCCGCCGCAGGTGTCGACCGCGGATGCCGTGTTCAACGTCTCGCGCTCGGCGCTGCTCATCGCGGCTCTCATGCAGAGCCCCGAGCTGCTGCTCGACGCGACGGCCGATCGCCTTCATCAGGACTACCGCGCCGAGGCGATGCCCGAGACGCAGCGGCTCGTGCAGGCGCTGCGCGCCGCGGGGTTCGCGGCCGTCGTGTCGGGTGCGGGGCCCAGCGTCCTCGTACTCGCGGACGGCCCCGGCAGTCGTCAGGATGCCGTGGAACTCGCCGAATCGACCACCGACACCCCGTGGGAAGCGCTGCTGCTCGCGGTCGACGTGCGTGGTGGTACAGTGGGGACTCGAGCGGAGGGCTCCACGTAA
- the rho gene encoding transcription termination factor Rho yields the protein MENFSETQNDKAAPAAEAPAQAASSDAATTAATEVAPARKRAPRRATTATAAAKADKAAAADAPADSAPAKSEAPAKAEAPGAEAPAAEAAPKAKAPRRSRAKKADAELAVSAETAAAPAEAPAAPAEAAAAPAAEASDEPKKTTGRGRRTAKKPAAESEAPAVEKPAEAAPAETAPANDSSSDQGEGSDEQGGRGRNRNRSRNRGRGQNGNGQAGEQQQSQQPQQQNNADDEGGNGRNRQRNKRRGGAAPTDEFDTEIGEDDVLIPIAGILDVLDNYAFVRTTGYLAGPSDVYVSLGQVKKYNLRKGDAIVGSIKQPREGEQQGRQKYNALVKVDSINGLSIDDAATRVEFGKLTPLYPQERLRLETAPEKLTQRIIDLVAPIGKGQRGLIVAPPKAGKTIVLQQIANAIAQNNPEVHLMVVLVDERPEEVTDMERTVKGEVIASTFDRPAEDHTTVAELAIERAKRLVELGRDVVVLLDSITRLGRAYNLAAPASGRVLSGGVDASALYPPKRFFGAARNIENGGSLTILATALVETGSKMDEVIFEEFKGTGNSELRLSRQLADKRIFPAVDVNASSTRREEMLLSNDEVKITWKLRRALAGLDQQQALEVVLGKLKETHSNVEFLVQMQKSIPTLPSGAHGHDNNIR from the coding sequence GTGGAGAATTTCTCCGAGACCCAGAACGACAAGGCGGCACCCGCCGCCGAGGCTCCGGCACAGGCCGCGAGCTCCGACGCCGCGACCACCGCTGCGACCGAAGTGGCCCCTGCACGCAAGCGCGCACCGCGCCGTGCGACCACGGCGACGGCAGCAGCCAAGGCTGACAAGGCCGCTGCGGCTGACGCCCCCGCCGACAGCGCACCCGCGAAGTCCGAGGCCCCGGCGAAGGCCGAGGCGCCTGGCGCCGAGGCGCCGGCAGCTGAGGCCGCGCCCAAGGCGAAGGCCCCTCGTCGCAGTCGTGCCAAGAAGGCAGATGCAGAGCTGGCCGTTTCCGCTGAGACGGCCGCCGCTCCCGCCGAGGCGCCCGCAGCGCCCGCAGAAGCCGCTGCTGCTCCCGCTGCAGAGGCATCGGACGAGCCGAAGAAGACCACGGGTCGCGGCCGTCGCACGGCCAAGAAGCCTGCGGCAGAGTCCGAGGCCCCTGCCGTCGAGAAGCCCGCCGAGGCCGCACCGGCTGAGACCGCACCCGCCAACGATTCCTCGTCGGATCAGGGCGAAGGCAGCGACGAGCAGGGCGGCCGAGGCCGCAACCGCAACCGCAGCCGTAACCGCGGGCGCGGCCAGAACGGCAACGGCCAGGCCGGCGAGCAGCAGCAGTCGCAGCAGCCCCAGCAGCAGAACAACGCCGACGACGAGGGCGGCAACGGCCGGAACCGTCAGCGCAACAAGCGCCGCGGCGGCGCTGCTCCGACCGACGAGTTCGACACCGAGATCGGCGAGGACGATGTCCTCATCCCCATCGCCGGCATCCTCGACGTGCTCGACAACTACGCTTTCGTGCGCACGACCGGCTACCTCGCCGGCCCCAGCGACGTCTACGTCTCGCTCGGGCAGGTCAAGAAGTACAACCTGCGCAAGGGCGACGCGATCGTCGGCTCGATCAAGCAGCCCCGTGAGGGCGAGCAGCAGGGCCGTCAGAAGTACAACGCGCTGGTGAAGGTCGACTCGATCAACGGTCTGTCGATCGACGATGCCGCCACCCGCGTCGAGTTCGGCAAGCTCACCCCGCTCTACCCGCAGGAGCGCCTGCGCCTCGAGACGGCTCCCGAGAAGCTGACCCAGCGCATCATCGACCTCGTCGCCCCGATCGGCAAGGGACAGCGCGGCCTCATCGTCGCACCGCCCAAGGCCGGCAAGACGATCGTCCTGCAGCAGATCGCCAACGCGATCGCGCAGAACAACCCCGAGGTCCACCTCATGGTCGTGCTCGTCGACGAGCGTCCTGAAGAGGTCACCGACATGGAGCGCACGGTCAAGGGCGAGGTCATCGCCTCGACGTTCGATCGCCCCGCCGAAGACCACACCACGGTCGCCGAGCTCGCCATCGAGCGCGCCAAGCGTCTCGTCGAGCTGGGCCGCGACGTCGTCGTGCTGCTCGACTCGATCACCCGCCTCGGCCGTGCGTACAACCTCGCGGCTCCGGCATCCGGACGCGTGCTCTCGGGCGGAGTCGACGCGTCGGCTCTGTACCCGCCCAAGCGCTTCTTCGGCGCGGCGCGCAACATCGAGAACGGCGGATCCCTCACGATCCTCGCCACGGCTCTCGTCGAGACCGGCTCCAAGATGGACGAGGTCATCTTCGAGGAGTTCAAGGGCACCGGAAACAGCGAGCTGCGCCTGTCGCGTCAGCTCGCCGACAAGCGCATCTTCCCGGCCGTCGACGTGAATGCGTCGAGCACCCGCCGCGAAGAGATGCTGCTGTCGAACGACGAGGTCAAGATCACCTGGAAGCTGCGCCGGGCCCTCGCGGGCCTCGACCAGCAGCAGGCCCTCGAGGTCGTGCTGGGCAAGCTCAAGGAGACGCACTCGAACGTCGAGTTCCTGGTGCAGATGCAGAAGTCGATTCCGACGCTCCCCTCGGGCGCGCACGGTCACGACAACAACATCCGCTGA
- the prfA gene encoding peptide chain release factor 1, with protein MFESVQTLIDEHRRVQEELSDPAVHADAARAKRVNRRYAELSRIVAAHDAWVAASDDLEAARELAREDEAFAAEVPSLEEGVEAAQEKLRRLLIPRDPDDARDVIMEIKAGEGGAESALFAADLLRMYIQYAASKGWKTELLERNESDLGGYKDVQVAIKGSSTDPAQGVWAHLKYEGGVHRVQRVPATESQGRIHTSTTGVLVFPEVDEPDEIAINQNDLKIDVFRSSGPGGQSVNTTDSAVRITHLPSGIVVSMQNEKSQLQNREAAMRVLRARLLAKQQEELDAAASDARKSQIRGMDRSERIRTYNFPENRIADHRTGFKAYNLDQVMDGALEPIIESAIQADEEARLAAVGSES; from the coding sequence GTGTTCGAGTCCGTCCAGACTCTGATCGACGAGCATCGCCGGGTGCAGGAGGAACTCTCCGACCCGGCGGTGCACGCCGACGCTGCTCGTGCGAAGCGCGTCAACCGCCGCTACGCGGAGCTGTCCAGGATCGTCGCCGCCCACGACGCGTGGGTGGCGGCATCCGACGATCTGGAAGCGGCGCGCGAACTCGCCCGCGAGGATGAGGCGTTCGCCGCAGAGGTTCCGTCACTCGAAGAGGGCGTCGAGGCGGCGCAGGAGAAGCTTCGGCGCCTCCTCATCCCGCGCGACCCCGACGATGCGCGCGACGTGATCATGGAGATCAAGGCGGGGGAGGGCGGTGCCGAGTCGGCTCTCTTCGCCGCCGATCTGCTGCGCATGTACATCCAGTACGCGGCATCCAAGGGGTGGAAGACCGAGCTCCTCGAGCGCAATGAGTCCGACCTCGGCGGCTACAAAGACGTCCAGGTCGCGATCAAGGGCTCATCCACAGACCCCGCGCAGGGCGTCTGGGCTCATCTCAAGTACGAGGGCGGCGTGCACCGGGTGCAGCGCGTGCCCGCGACCGAGTCGCAGGGGCGCATCCACACGTCGACCACCGGCGTGCTGGTGTTCCCCGAGGTCGACGAACCCGACGAGATCGCGATCAACCAGAACGATCTGAAGATCGACGTGTTCCGCTCGTCCGGCCCGGGCGGCCAGTCGGTCAACACCACGGACTCCGCTGTGCGCATCACGCACCTTCCCAGCGGCATCGTCGTGTCGATGCAGAACGAGAAGTCCCAGCTGCAGAACCGTGAGGCCGCCATGCGCGTGCTGAGGGCCCGGCTGCTCGCCAAGCAGCAGGAGGAGCTGGATGCTGCGGCATCCGACGCGCGGAAGTCGCAGATCCGCGGCATGGACCGCTCCGAGCGCATCCGCACCTACAACTTCCCCGAGAACCGCATCGCCGACCACCGGACCGGATTCAAGGCCTACAACCTCGATCAGGTGATGGACGGCGCGCTCGAGCCGATCATCGAATCCGCGATCCAGGCCGACGAAGAGGCGCGACTCGCGGCTGTGGGCTCCGAGTCCTGA
- a CDS encoding response regulator — MTDPLRVLILDDDFRVGELHRAIIDEQPGFIALEPVRSIAEAREAIRTAHPDLLLADVFLPDGDGIALVQDASVDAVLISAADDAPTVRRALRSGALGYLLKPFERRALTGLLDRYSRYRNILAGDRPVRQDDTDRALAILHGSGEPVSVSRSATEQLVLAALGDGEASAAEVGERVGISRATAQRHLASLAARTVVEVRLRYGATGRPEHRYAART; from the coding sequence ATGACCGATCCCCTCCGCGTTCTCATCCTCGACGACGACTTCCGAGTCGGAGAGCTGCATCGCGCGATCATCGACGAGCAACCCGGTTTCATCGCACTGGAGCCCGTGCGCTCGATCGCCGAGGCACGGGAAGCCATCCGCACCGCGCACCCGGATCTGCTGTTGGCCGATGTCTTCCTGCCCGACGGCGACGGCATCGCCCTCGTGCAAGACGCCAGCGTCGATGCGGTCCTCATCTCCGCCGCGGACGACGCCCCGACCGTGCGGAGGGCACTGAGGTCGGGAGCGCTGGGCTATCTGCTGAAGCCCTTCGAGCGCCGGGCGCTGACCGGCCTCCTCGATCGGTACTCGCGGTACCGGAACATCCTCGCCGGCGACCGCCCCGTGCGCCAGGACGACACGGATCGCGCACTGGCCATCCTGCACGGTTCCGGAGAACCGGTCTCCGTCTCACGATCGGCGACCGAGCAGCTGGTGTTGGCCGCACTCGGCGACGGCGAGGCATCGGCGGCCGAAGTCGGAGAGCGCGTCGGGATCTCACGGGCCACCGCACAGCGTCACCTCGCCTCGCTCGCGGCGCGGACGGTCGTCGAAGTGCGACTCCGATACGGAGCCACCGGACGTCCGGAACACCGCTACGCCGCCCGCACCTGA
- a CDS encoding sensor histidine kinase, producing the protein MTTKNRPRFATRALLLHLATVALVVGLCTGIYLALAVQQLRAEAESTALGIARTLAEDPQVRAEVARISSAEVRPDAESLRVGELQRTATDVAERTGALFVVIADDEGIRLAHPTPSRIGEEVSTPFEEVLAGNEVVDWQTGTLGESARAKVPVRDKTGTPVGEVSVGFERTGVFDDLPPLLAVIGVTAVGALTLAVLTFLLLRRRWERLTLGVQPEELVALVQNQTAVLNGVDDGVLAVDTAGIVRVSNDAADRMLGLTAPIGRPLTALGLPPTALETVTGDRERSTAVVDERVLYLEARPVVRDGRSLGDVLIIRDRTDLIALTERLDTVRTMTAALRVQRHEFANRMHVAAGLIDAERVSDARAFLGELVERGSVAFPVAGLGLLRDPFLTSFLGAKGVEAGERGVSLRIADDSQLLGSVAEPEDVAAVLGNLVDNAVTAAVAGERTPRWVEVAVLGDGDALVLTVADSGAGLGSVDPMSPKPSDDVGSDRIHGHGLGLPLAREIARRRNGDLWIIDPGGTECGAVFAARLDGALTDITTAHEEHP; encoded by the coding sequence ATGACGACGAAGAACCGGCCGCGATTCGCGACCCGCGCGCTGCTCCTGCACCTCGCCACCGTCGCACTCGTGGTCGGCCTCTGCACAGGCATCTACCTGGCACTCGCCGTCCAACAGTTGCGCGCGGAGGCCGAGTCCACCGCTCTCGGCATCGCGAGGACGCTGGCTGAGGACCCGCAGGTCCGCGCCGAGGTCGCACGCATCTCCTCCGCCGAGGTCAGACCGGATGCCGAGTCGCTCAGAGTCGGCGAGCTCCAGCGCACCGCGACGGACGTCGCCGAACGCACCGGCGCGCTCTTCGTCGTGATCGCGGATGACGAGGGCATCCGTCTCGCCCACCCCACGCCCTCGCGCATCGGCGAAGAGGTGAGCACCCCGTTCGAGGAGGTGCTCGCGGGCAACGAGGTGGTCGACTGGCAGACCGGAACCCTCGGCGAGTCCGCGCGTGCGAAGGTGCCGGTGCGCGACAAGACCGGCACCCCCGTCGGCGAGGTCAGCGTGGGGTTCGAGCGGACGGGCGTCTTCGACGACCTGCCGCCGCTGCTCGCCGTTATCGGTGTCACCGCCGTGGGGGCACTCACCCTCGCTGTCCTCACCTTCCTCCTTCTGCGCCGTCGCTGGGAGCGCCTCACGCTCGGCGTGCAGCCTGAAGAGCTCGTCGCGCTCGTGCAGAACCAGACCGCCGTCCTCAACGGCGTGGACGACGGAGTGCTCGCCGTCGACACCGCGGGCATCGTGAGGGTGAGCAACGACGCCGCTGATCGGATGCTGGGTCTCACCGCACCGATCGGTCGCCCCCTCACCGCCCTCGGTCTCCCCCCGACCGCGCTCGAGACCGTGACCGGCGACCGTGAGCGATCGACTGCCGTCGTGGACGAGCGAGTGCTGTACCTCGAGGCGAGGCCTGTCGTACGCGACGGACGCTCTCTCGGCGACGTGTTGATCATCCGCGACCGCACCGACCTGATCGCGCTCACCGAGAGGCTCGACACGGTGCGCACGATGACCGCAGCGCTGCGTGTGCAGCGACACGAGTTCGCCAATCGCATGCACGTCGCCGCAGGGCTGATCGATGCCGAGCGGGTCTCGGACGCGCGGGCTTTCCTCGGCGAGCTCGTCGAGCGCGGGTCCGTGGCGTTCCCCGTCGCCGGCCTCGGCCTCCTCCGCGACCCCTTCCTGACCTCGTTCCTGGGCGCGAAGGGTGTCGAGGCGGGCGAGCGTGGCGTCTCCCTCCGCATCGCGGACGACAGCCAGCTGCTGGGCAGTGTGGCGGAACCGGAAGACGTCGCCGCCGTGCTGGGCAATCTCGTGGACAACGCCGTGACCGCCGCCGTCGCCGGGGAGCGCACGCCTCGCTGGGTCGAGGTCGCCGTACTGGGCGACGGAGACGCGCTCGTGCTCACAGTGGCGGACTCGGGCGCGGGACTCGGGAGCGTCGATCCGATGTCACCGAAGCCCTCGGACGACGTCGGCTCCGACCGCATCCACGGGCACGGCCTCGGCCTCCCGCTCGCGCGCGAGATCGCACGGCGCAGGAACGGCGACCTCTGGATCATCGACCCCGGCGGCACGGAGTGCGGCGCCGTGTTCGCCGCGCGCCTCGACGGCGCCCTCACAGACATCACGACAGCTCACGAGGAGCACCCATGA